A genomic segment from Thermostichus lividus PCC 6715 encodes:
- a CDS encoding stage II sporulation protein M, whose protein sequence is MNVERWLMRQEAQWLELEQLLNRAETKGIGALSAADICRLSQLYRLVSADLARAKTRRLGSHLVNYLQGLTLRSYSQVYQGRQPEDWRKVLWFFQRGFPDVVQQTWPQTAVAVGVFMVALAMGWWYTWADRQFMELVVPPNIISLVEDQGKLWMGSIVGIEPLASSSIMTNNISVAVATLAGGIFGGLGTLYILWTNGIHIGAIAAFVAQNDLSYPFWAFVSPHGALELPAIFLAGAAGLLLGQGLLFPRRYRRFSALKRNGTLAAQLMFGVVPLLVIAGIIEGFWSPSPLIPNSLKYLSGLGLFLALLFYLAWPLERSPTRGRE, encoded by the coding sequence ATGAATGTTGAGCGCTGGTTGATGCGGCAGGAGGCACAGTGGCTTGAGCTAGAGCAATTGCTCAACCGGGCTGAGACTAAGGGGATTGGCGCTCTGTCTGCTGCGGACATTTGTCGCCTGAGTCAGCTGTACCGCTTGGTTAGCGCGGATCTGGCACGGGCAAAAACCCGACGGCTCGGCAGTCATCTTGTCAACTATTTGCAAGGTCTGACGCTGCGCAGCTACAGCCAAGTGTATCAGGGAAGGCAGCCGGAAGACTGGCGTAAGGTGCTCTGGTTTTTTCAGCGGGGGTTTCCCGACGTGGTGCAGCAAACGTGGCCGCAAACAGCCGTGGCCGTTGGTGTATTTATGGTGGCGTTGGCGATGGGTTGGTGGTACACATGGGCCGATCGCCAATTTATGGAACTGGTGGTGCCCCCGAACATTATTTCCTTGGTGGAGGATCAAGGCAAGTTGTGGATGGGGTCTATTGTGGGCATTGAGCCGTTGGCCTCTAGTTCCATCATGACCAATAACATTAGTGTGGCCGTTGCAACTCTTGCGGGGGGGATTTTCGGCGGGTTGGGCACCCTCTACATTCTTTGGACGAATGGGATTCACATTGGGGCGATCGCCGCCTTTGTGGCACAAAATGATCTCTCGTATCCCTTTTGGGCGTTTGTCAGCCCCCATGGTGCCCTTGAGTTGCCAGCGATCTTTCTGGCGGGGGCGGCGGGGCTGCTGCTGGGGCAAGGACTGCTTTTTCCAAGGCGGTATCGTCGCTTTAGCGCCCTGAAACGCAATGGTACCTTGGCCGCTCAACTGATGTTTGGGGTGGTGCCTCTCTTGGTTATTGCTGGGATTATTGAAGGCTTCTGGTCACCCAGTCCGCTCATTCCCAATAGTTTGAAGTACCTTTCAGGCTTAGGACTGTTTTTGGCATTACTCTTTTATTTGGCTTGGCCACTGGAGCGATCGCCCACCCGTGGGAGAGAATAA
- the ilvD gene encoding dihydroxy-acid dehydratase yields MADNWRSRIITEGIQRTPNRAMLRAVGFGDEDFSKPIVGVASAHSTITPCNMGIAPLASRAEAGIRAAGGMPQLFGTITVSDGISMGTEGMKYSLVSRDVIADSIETACNAQSMDGVLAIGGCDKNMPGAMIAMARMNIPAIFVYGGTIKPGQWQGNDLTVVSAFEAVGQYSAGKMSDATLHAIEHHACPGAGSCGGMFTANTMSSAFEAMGMSLMYSSTMSAEDAEKADSTELAGKVLVEAIRQNLRPRDIITRQSIENALSVIMAVGGSTNAVLHFLAIAHSAEVPLTIDDFETIRQRVPVLCDLKPSGKYVTADLHRAGGIPQVMKMLLNHGLLHGDCITITGETIAERLRHVPDTPDPHQDVIRPFETPLYSTGHLTILKGNLATEGAVAKISGVKNPKITGPARVFDSEEACLDAILANTINPGDIIVIRYEGPVGGPGMREMLAPTSAIIGAGLGDSVGLITDGRFSGGTYGMVVGHVAPEAAVGGTIALVEEGDSITIDAHQRLLQLNVSEAELAKRRSAWHPPAPRYTRGVLAKYAKLVSSSSLGAVTDRFT; encoded by the coding sequence ATGGCAGACAATTGGCGCAGTCGTATTATTACTGAAGGCATTCAGCGCACCCCCAACCGAGCAATGCTGCGAGCCGTTGGGTTTGGCGACGAGGATTTCAGTAAGCCCATTGTTGGCGTTGCCAGCGCCCATAGCACGATTACCCCCTGCAATATGGGCATTGCCCCCCTCGCTAGTCGTGCCGAAGCAGGGATTCGCGCCGCAGGGGGGATGCCCCAATTATTTGGCACCATCACCGTCAGCGACGGGATTTCGATGGGCACCGAAGGCATGAAGTATTCCCTCGTCTCGCGGGATGTCATTGCCGACTCCATTGAAACCGCCTGTAACGCCCAGAGTATGGATGGGGTGTTGGCAATCGGCGGTTGCGACAAAAATATGCCGGGCGCGATGATCGCCATGGCACGGATGAATATTCCAGCCATTTTTGTCTATGGTGGCACCATTAAGCCGGGTCAATGGCAGGGGAATGATCTCACCGTGGTGAGCGCCTTTGAAGCGGTGGGGCAGTACAGTGCTGGCAAAATGAGTGATGCCACCCTCCACGCTATTGAACACCATGCCTGTCCGGGGGCTGGCTCCTGCGGCGGCATGTTTACCGCTAATACGATGTCCTCTGCCTTTGAAGCCATGGGGATGAGCTTGATGTATTCCTCCACCATGAGCGCTGAGGACGCAGAAAAGGCTGACAGCACGGAACTGGCTGGTAAAGTTCTTGTGGAGGCCATTCGTCAAAACCTACGCCCCCGCGATATTATTACCCGCCAGTCTATTGAAAATGCCCTCAGTGTGATTATGGCGGTGGGTGGCTCAACCAATGCAGTTCTACACTTTCTGGCGATCGCCCACAGTGCCGAAGTGCCCTTAACGATCGATGACTTCGAGACCATTCGCCAGCGGGTGCCCGTCCTGTGCGACCTCAAACCCTCCGGCAAATACGTCACCGCCGATCTGCATCGAGCGGGGGGAATTCCCCAAGTCATGAAAATGCTGCTCAACCATGGGCTGCTGCACGGCGACTGCATCACCATTACCGGCGAGACCATTGCCGAGCGACTGCGGCATGTGCCCGACACGCCTGACCCTCACCAAGATGTGATCCGTCCCTTCGAGACACCGCTCTACTCCACCGGCCACCTGACTATCCTCAAAGGCAACTTGGCCACCGAAGGGGCTGTTGCTAAAATCTCTGGGGTCAAGAACCCCAAAATCACTGGCCCTGCGCGCGTCTTTGACTCTGAAGAAGCCTGTTTAGATGCAATTTTAGCCAACACGATCAATCCCGGCGATATTATCGTTATTCGCTACGAAGGTCCAGTGGGCGGACCAGGAATGCGGGAAATGCTTGCCCCTACCTCCGCCATCATTGGCGCTGGCTTAGGCGATAGCGTTGGCCTCATTACCGATGGCCGCTTCTCAGGGGGAACCTACGGCATGGTGGTGGGGCATGTTGCGCCAGAGGCAGCCGTCGGCGGTACAATTGCCCTTGTGGAAGAGGGAGACTCAATTACCATTGATGCCCATCAGCGACTACTTCAGCTCAATGTCAGTGAGGCGGAACTCGCTAAGCGGCGCTCAGCGTGGCACCCCCCCGCACCGCGTTATACCCGTGGGGTGTTGGCAAAGTATGCCAAGTTGGTCTCCTCCAGTAGCTTGGGGGCGGTGACCGATCGCTTCACCTAG
- the trpS gene encoding tryptophan--tRNA ligase has translation MTKKRVLSGVQPTGSLHLGNYLGAIRNWVAGQANYENYFCVVDLHAITVPHDPTVLAANTYTVAALYLACGIDPNHATIFVQSHVSAHAELTWLLNCITPLNWLEDMIQFKEKAVKQGENVAAGLLDYPVLMAADILLYDADLVPVGDDQKQHLELTRDIAARVNYLFARNQPPILKLPEPFIAKAGARVMSLTDGTKKMSKSDPSDMSRINLLDSADEIRKKIKRCKTDPIRGLVFDDPERPEANNLLGLYQVLTGQTKEAVAAECAEMGWGQFKPLLTDAVIATLEPIQQRYREIMTDLTYLRGLLKAGRDQAATVANATLERVKLAFGYALL, from the coding sequence GTGACCAAAAAACGGGTGTTATCGGGGGTTCAACCCACGGGAAGTTTACATCTTGGCAATTACTTAGGGGCTATTCGCAATTGGGTGGCCGGTCAGGCAAACTACGAAAATTACTTCTGTGTTGTTGATTTGCACGCCATTACGGTGCCCCACGATCCAACGGTACTGGCTGCCAATACCTATACCGTTGCTGCTCTCTACCTTGCCTGTGGCATTGATCCGAACCATGCCACCATTTTTGTGCAGTCCCACGTCAGTGCCCATGCTGAGCTAACTTGGCTGCTGAACTGCATCACGCCCCTCAACTGGTTGGAGGACATGATCCAGTTCAAGGAAAAGGCCGTCAAGCAGGGGGAGAATGTCGCTGCTGGGCTGCTGGACTATCCGGTACTGATGGCGGCAGATATTTTGCTCTACGATGCTGATCTGGTTCCCGTGGGCGACGATCAAAAGCAGCATCTAGAGCTGACCCGCGATATTGCCGCCCGGGTCAATTATCTGTTTGCCCGCAACCAACCACCCATCCTAAAGCTACCGGAGCCCTTCATTGCTAAGGCAGGGGCACGGGTGATGAGCCTCACCGATGGCACCAAGAAAATGTCGAAGTCAGACCCGTCGGATATGAGTCGCATTAACCTATTGGATTCTGCCGACGAGATTCGCAAAAAAATTAAGCGCTGTAAAACGGACCCCATCCGAGGGTTGGTTTTTGACGATCCAGAGCGTCCCGAAGCAAATAATTTGCTGGGGTTGTACCAAGTGTTAACAGGACAAACCAAGGAAGCGGTGGCGGCTGAGTGCGCTGAGATGGGCTGGGGACAGTTTAAGCCCTTGCTAACGGATGCGGTGATTGCAACGCTTGAGCCGATTCAGCAACGCTACCGCGAGATCATGACCGATCTCACCTATTTGAGAGGGTTACTGAAGGCCGGCCGAGATCAAGCCGCGACCGTTGCCAATGCCACTCTTGAGCGAGTGAAGTTAGCGTTTGGCTATGCCCTGTTATGA
- a CDS encoding aminotransferase class V-fold PLP-dependent enzyme yields the protein MDLETLNAYHHSYPALLNKTYLNYGGQGPLHQQTWQALIQSDRHIQEQGPFANRVFPWLAQQLQDLRQALADLLNTTPDTIALTDSVTSGCNIVLWGINWQAGDHLLISNCEHPGVVAIAEQLQRRLGVVVDRVNFWPWCEDDVTAIAARLHPRTRLVVISHLLWNTGKLLPLQDIVQLCHQQGIQVLADAAQSVGMVPLNLPALGVDYYAFTGHKWCCGPAGLGGLYIRRDRIETLEPTFVGWRGIHQTRDAQPAGWKEDASRFEVATTAFSLVSALTTAVGVHDQWGSVGDRYRRICYLSQYLWQQLQGIAGLTCLSPVPPPSGLVSFQLANGQHRQLVQDLEAQDILVRELLYPPSVRACVHYFTLPQECDRLVLALKDWLKSHP from the coding sequence ATGGATCTTGAAACCCTCAACGCTTATCACCACAGTTATCCGGCTCTGCTGAATAAAACCTATCTCAATTACGGTGGCCAAGGCCCACTGCACCAACAGACATGGCAGGCGCTGATCCAAAGCGATCGCCACATCCAAGAGCAAGGTCCGTTTGCGAATCGAGTCTTCCCATGGCTCGCGCAGCAATTACAAGACCTACGCCAAGCCCTCGCCGATTTACTCAACACCACTCCCGACACAATAGCTCTGACGGATTCAGTGACCAGTGGTTGCAATATCGTTCTCTGGGGTATTAACTGGCAAGCAGGGGATCATCTGTTGATCTCGAACTGTGAGCATCCCGGAGTAGTGGCCATTGCTGAGCAGTTGCAGCGGCGCTTAGGAGTGGTGGTGGATCGGGTTAATTTCTGGCCATGGTGTGAGGACGATGTGACAGCCATTGCAGCGCGGCTTCATCCCCGCACTCGCTTGGTGGTGATCAGTCATCTGCTGTGGAACACCGGTAAGCTATTACCCCTGCAAGACATTGTGCAGTTATGCCATCAGCAGGGGATTCAAGTGCTAGCGGATGCCGCCCAGAGTGTGGGAATGGTGCCCCTGAACCTACCTGCCTTGGGGGTGGATTACTATGCGTTTACGGGGCATAAGTGGTGCTGTGGGCCTGCGGGTCTGGGTGGACTGTATATCCGCCGCGATCGCATCGAAACCCTTGAACCGACCTTTGTGGGCTGGCGGGGCATTCATCAGACCCGGGATGCGCAACCCGCTGGCTGGAAAGAGGATGCCAGCCGCTTTGAAGTGGCTACCACAGCATTTTCCTTGGTCAGTGCCCTCACCACGGCTGTTGGGGTACACGATCAATGGGGCAGCGTTGGCGATCGCTACCGTCGCATTTGTTATCTTAGCCAGTACCTATGGCAACAGTTGCAGGGCATTGCGGGCTTAACCTGCCTCAGTCCAGTGCCTCCTCCCTCCGGCCTCGTGTCCTTTCAGCTTGCCAATGGTCAACACCGCCAACTGGTGCAGGATCTCGAAGCCCAAGATATTCTTGTGCGGGAGTTGCTATATCCTCCTTCGGTGCGCGCCTGTGTGCATTACTTTACCTTGCCCCAAGAGTGCGATCGCCTTGTCCTAGCGCTCAAAGACTGGCTAAAGAGTCACCCCTAA
- the pflA gene encoding pyruvate formate-lyase-activating protein, translated as MVSTLPEQQTIGYIHSVETCGTVDGPGIRYVIFTQGCPLRCLYCHNPDCREPHQGKPVTVTELLNDIEHYRSYLRQGGVTVSGGEPLMQPEFVREIFEGCHNLGLHTALDTSGYVVLDVAKPVVAAADLVLLDIKSFLPDTYRRVTSVAITPTLELARYLDQIHKPTWIRFVLVPGLTDDPDNIRGLAQFVAGLRNIEKVEVLPFHKMGEYKWQQLGLPYQLYDTPAASPDDVARAIAIFRDYNLTVQ; from the coding sequence ATGGTGTCAACTCTGCCCGAGCAGCAGACAATCGGTTACATTCACTCCGTTGAGACCTGTGGCACGGTTGATGGCCCAGGGATCCGCTACGTGATTTTTACTCAGGGATGCCCGCTGCGCTGTCTGTACTGCCATAATCCTGATTGTCGTGAACCCCATCAAGGCAAACCGGTCACCGTCACAGAACTGCTCAACGACATTGAGCACTACCGCTCTTACCTGCGGCAGGGGGGGGTTACCGTCAGTGGTGGCGAACCCTTAATGCAGCCAGAGTTTGTCCGCGAAATTTTTGAGGGCTGCCATAACCTAGGGTTACACACGGCCTTGGATACCTCTGGCTATGTGGTGTTAGATGTGGCCAAGCCAGTGGTAGCGGCTGCTGACTTGGTGTTGCTGGATATTAAATCCTTCTTGCCAGATACCTATCGGCGGGTCACTAGTGTCGCCATTACACCCACCCTTGAGTTGGCTCGCTACCTCGATCAGATTCACAAACCCACTTGGATTCGGTTTGTGCTAGTGCCCGGCCTCACGGACGATCCGGACAACATCCGTGGCCTCGCCCAATTTGTTGCTGGTCTGCGCAATATCGAAAAGGTTGAAGTCCTGCCCTTTCACAAAATGGGGGAATACAAATGGCAGCAGTTAGGGTTGCCCTATCAATTGTATGACACCCCTGCCGCCAGTCCGGACGATGTTGCCCGGGCGATCGCCATCTTTCGTGACTACAATCTCACAGTTCAATAA
- the adhE gene encoding bifunctional acetaldehyde-CoA/alcohol dehydrogenase yields MTATTSYAPVKDLTGLEALIQRVKDAQARYAQFTQAQVDHIFHQAAMAANQARIPLAKAAVAETGMGLVEDKVIKNHFASEFIYNKYKEEKTCGVIEDDPLFGIQKIAEPVGIVAGVVPVTNPTSTTIFKALICLKTRNGIIFSPHPRAKACTAEAAKIVLEAAVAAGAPADIIGWIDEPTIELSQALMQHPEIKLILATGGPGMVKAAYSSGHPAIGVGAGNTPALIDATADIATAVSSILLSKSFDNGMICASEQSVIVVDDVYEAVKAEFQRRGGYILKPEEQERVGQLILKDGRLNAAIVGQSASRIAAMAGIEVPPQTRVLLAEVTEIGVQEPFAYEKLCPILALYRAPQFHKGVEMAAQLVNFGGMGHTSVLYTDPRNQDDIAYFKYRMQTARVLINTPSSQGAIGDLYNFKLDPSLTLGCGTWGGNIISENVGPHHLLNIKTVSDRRENMLWFRVPPKIYFKPGCLPVALRDLDGKQRAFLITDKPLFDLGITDPITHVLEEMGIKHDIFHEVEPDPTLSTVNRGLALLRQYQPDVIIAVGGGSPMDAAKVMWLLYEHPEVEFDGLAMRFMDIRKRVYQLPPLGQKAIMVAIPTTSGTGSEVTPFAVVTDDRVGIKYPLADYALTPTMAIVDPELVLHMPKKLTAYGGIDALTHALESYVSVLSTEFTEGLALEAIKLLFAYLPRAYRHGAADPEAREKVHYAATIAGMAFANAFLGVCHSMAHKLGSTFHVPHGLANALLISHVIRYNATDAPLKQAIFPQYKYPQAKERYAQIADALHLGGETAEEKVERLIGAIEDLKAQLEIPATIKETLHSEDQIFYDQVAEMAELAFDDQCTGANPRYPLIQDLKELYTLAYMGCRLEAAAYHPEHSSTA; encoded by the coding sequence ATGACTGCCACCACCAGCTATGCACCGGTCAAGGATTTGACGGGGTTAGAAGCACTCATCCAGCGCGTCAAAGACGCCCAAGCACGCTACGCCCAGTTTACCCAAGCCCAAGTCGATCATATTTTTCATCAGGCTGCAATGGCCGCTAACCAAGCCCGCATCCCCCTTGCCAAGGCTGCGGTTGCCGAAACTGGCATGGGGCTTGTCGAAGATAAAGTGATTAAAAACCACTTTGCCTCAGAGTTTATTTACAACAAGTACAAAGAGGAAAAAACCTGTGGGGTGATTGAAGATGATCCCCTCTTTGGCATCCAAAAAATTGCTGAACCCGTAGGCATTGTGGCGGGGGTGGTGCCGGTCACCAATCCCACCTCGACCACGATTTTCAAAGCCCTGATTTGCCTGAAAACTCGTAATGGCATTATCTTTTCTCCCCATCCTCGTGCCAAAGCCTGTACGGCTGAGGCCGCCAAGATTGTCCTAGAGGCAGCAGTGGCGGCGGGTGCCCCTGCTGACATCATTGGCTGGATTGATGAACCCACCATTGAATTGTCGCAGGCACTCATGCAACACCCTGAGATCAAGCTGATTTTGGCAACGGGTGGGCCGGGGATGGTTAAGGCCGCCTACTCCTCCGGCCATCCCGCCATTGGGGTGGGGGCTGGCAATACCCCTGCCCTCATTGATGCCACTGCCGATATTGCCACCGCTGTTAGCTCGATTTTGCTCAGTAAGTCCTTTGACAACGGCATGATTTGTGCATCGGAGCAGTCAGTCATTGTGGTTGATGACGTGTATGAGGCAGTGAAAGCCGAATTTCAACGGCGGGGCGGCTATATCCTCAAACCAGAGGAGCAAGAGCGGGTTGGGCAACTCATTTTGAAAGATGGCCGCCTGAACGCCGCTATTGTCGGTCAGTCAGCGTCTCGTATTGCTGCTATGGCTGGCATTGAGGTACCCCCACAGACGCGGGTGCTGTTGGCAGAGGTTACCGAGATTGGTGTCCAAGAGCCGTTTGCCTACGAAAAACTGTGTCCGATCTTGGCACTCTACCGCGCTCCCCAGTTCCATAAAGGGGTTGAGATGGCAGCGCAGCTAGTCAACTTTGGAGGGATGGGGCACACGTCCGTTCTCTATACCGATCCCCGTAATCAAGATGATATTGCCTACTTTAAGTATCGGATGCAAACTGCACGGGTACTCATTAACACGCCGTCTTCCCAAGGGGCGATCGGGGATCTGTATAACTTTAAGCTGGATCCCTCCTTAACACTGGGCTGCGGCACGTGGGGCGGCAACATCATTTCCGAAAACGTCGGCCCCCATCATTTGCTGAATATCAAAACCGTGAGCGATCGCCGCGAAAATATGCTTTGGTTCCGGGTGCCACCTAAAATTTACTTCAAACCTGGGTGCTTACCTGTGGCACTGCGGGATTTAGACGGCAAACAACGCGCCTTTTTAATTACCGATAAACCCCTTTTTGACCTAGGTATTACCGATCCCATTACCCATGTCCTTGAGGAAATGGGGATCAAACACGATATTTTCCACGAGGTAGAGCCAGATCCCACCCTGAGCACGGTTAACCGTGGCCTTGCCTTGCTTCGACAGTATCAGCCAGATGTCATCATTGCCGTTGGTGGTGGCTCCCCCATGGATGCAGCCAAAGTCATGTGGCTTTTGTACGAGCATCCTGAGGTCGAGTTTGACGGCTTGGCCATGCGCTTCATGGATATCCGCAAGCGGGTCTATCAATTGCCTCCCTTAGGACAAAAAGCCATCATGGTCGCCATTCCTACCACCTCGGGTACCGGCTCAGAAGTCACCCCCTTTGCTGTTGTCACCGATGACCGCGTGGGGATTAAGTATCCCTTAGCTGATTACGCCTTAACCCCCACGATGGCCATTGTGGATCCTGAGTTGGTGCTGCACATGCCGAAAAAACTCACGGCCTACGGTGGCATTGATGCCCTCACCCACGCGTTGGAGTCTTACGTGTCGGTACTGTCCACGGAATTTACCGAAGGATTAGCCCTAGAAGCCATTAAGCTGCTGTTTGCCTACCTGCCACGCGCCTACCGCCATGGGGCTGCCGATCCAGAAGCGCGCGAAAAAGTGCACTATGCCGCTACCATCGCGGGGATGGCCTTTGCCAATGCCTTTTTGGGGGTGTGTCACTCCATGGCGCACAAGCTCGGATCTACCTTCCATGTCCCCCATGGTCTAGCCAATGCCCTGTTAATTTCCCATGTCATTCGCTATAACGCGACGGATGCTCCCCTGAAACAGGCAATCTTCCCGCAGTATAAGTATCCGCAGGCCAAAGAACGCTATGCCCAGATTGCCGATGCGTTGCACCTAGGGGGTGAAACGGCAGAGGAAAAAGTCGAACGGCTGATTGGGGCGATCGAAGACCTGAAAGCTCAGCTAGAGATTCCAGCTACCATTAAGGAAACACTGCATAGTGAAGATCAAATTTTTTACGATCAAGTAGCAGAAATGGCAGAGCTAGCCTTTGACGATCAGTGTACGGGAGCCAATCCCCGCTACCCGCTCATTCAGGATCTGAAGGAGCTTTACACCCTTGCCTATATGGGGTGCCGCTTAGAGGCCGCAGCCTATCATCCCGAACATTCATCAACCGCTTAG
- a CDS encoding ABC transporter permease: MARPLTPDNQTLNRSWTWQDGLIILALITLIFWIVNTAAKFTASYDPTITIQLSPSVLPSYTAQTLLRMLIAYIISLVFSVLYSYLAFYNRTAEKILLPLLDILQSIPVLSFLPGVVLALIAIFPGSRLGVELAAIILIYTGMAWNMTFSFYQSLISVPRELREVAKIYRLGWWQQVWTLDLPAGAIGLIWNSVMSVAGGWFFLMAIESFTIGEQTFTLPGLGSYLAEAANQQDYAALVYGLAVLISVIIAVDIVVWRPLIAWGEKFKIEMVEAESTPKSFVLDFLRRSPTLRAFHQTVFTPVWERLDNYLRPKGAQRTTAAPPRSHSVPILPIVFFLFVAVVGWGTIASAVQMTTVSIRDWQLIGIGAVLTTVRVSVALVLSLLWTVPVGVAIGRNPRAAQVLQPLVQIAASVPATALFPVLLLALANLGGGLEIGAVALMMLGTMWYILFNVIAGAQAIPTELFEAATIYQLSWWQRWRTVILPGIFPYLITGIITAVGGAWNSSIVSEYVEFQNQTEQTLGLGAIISEASVKADFPLLLASTVVMSLLVVLTNRFVWRPLYRLAETKYQLL; the protein is encoded by the coding sequence ATGGCACGCCCCCTCACCCCCGATAATCAAACTCTGAACCGTTCATGGACGTGGCAAGATGGCTTGATTATTCTTGCCCTGATTACGCTTATTTTCTGGATTGTGAACACGGCGGCAAAATTCACCGCTAGCTATGACCCTACCATCACCATTCAGCTCAGTCCCAGCGTCTTACCCAGTTATACGGCGCAGACGCTCCTACGGATGCTAATTGCCTACATCATTTCCTTAGTGTTTAGTGTGTTGTATTCTTACTTGGCGTTTTACAACCGCACCGCCGAAAAGATTTTGCTACCGCTACTGGATATTTTGCAGTCAATTCCAGTGCTGTCGTTTTTGCCCGGCGTTGTCCTAGCGCTGATTGCGATTTTTCCGGGAAGTCGCCTAGGGGTGGAGTTAGCGGCGATTATTCTCATCTATACTGGCATGGCCTGGAACATGACGTTTAGCTTTTACCAATCCCTCATCAGTGTGCCGCGAGAATTGCGGGAGGTGGCCAAAATCTACCGCTTGGGCTGGTGGCAGCAGGTGTGGACGCTGGACTTACCCGCAGGAGCCATTGGTTTGATCTGGAATAGTGTGATGTCGGTCGCGGGGGGCTGGTTTTTCTTGATGGCGATCGAGTCGTTTACCATTGGTGAGCAAACCTTTACGCTTCCGGGGTTAGGCTCGTACCTTGCAGAGGCAGCGAACCAGCAGGACTATGCCGCCTTGGTTTACGGGTTGGCGGTGCTCATTAGTGTCATTATTGCGGTTGATATTGTGGTCTGGCGGCCACTGATTGCTTGGGGGGAAAAGTTCAAAATAGAGATGGTCGAGGCCGAAAGTACGCCTAAGTCTTTTGTGTTAGATTTTCTGCGGCGATCGCCCACCCTGCGTGCCTTTCATCAAACGGTCTTTACGCCGGTGTGGGAACGGCTAGACAATTACCTGCGCCCTAAAGGGGCACAGCGGACGACCGCTGCTCCCCCTCGCAGTCATAGTGTGCCTATTTTGCCGATCGTGTTCTTTTTGTTTGTTGCTGTGGTCGGTTGGGGCACCATTGCCTCAGCCGTGCAAATGACGACCGTCAGCATCCGCGATTGGCAACTCATCGGCATTGGTGCGGTGTTAACCACGGTGCGGGTCAGTGTTGCTCTAGTTTTATCCCTATTGTGGACCGTGCCAGTGGGGGTAGCCATTGGCCGCAATCCACGGGCGGCGCAGGTGCTCCAGCCCTTGGTGCAAATTGCTGCGTCAGTGCCAGCAACGGCGCTGTTTCCGGTGCTCCTGCTAGCGTTGGCCAACTTAGGGGGGGGGTTAGAAATTGGCGCTGTGGCATTAATGATGCTGGGGACAATGTGGTACATTCTCTTTAACGTCATTGCTGGGGCACAGGCCATTCCCACGGAGTTATTTGAGGCGGCAACGATCTATCAACTCTCGTGGTGGCAACGCTGGCGCACTGTTATTCTGCCGGGCATTTTCCCCTACCTGATTACGGGGATTATTACCGCTGTGGGGGGGGCATGGAATTCCAGCATTGTCAGTGAGTACGTTGAGTTTCAGAACCAAACGGAGCAGACGTTGGGCTTAGGTGCAATTATCTCTGAAGCCAGTGTGAAGGCTGATTTTCCGCTGTTGCTAGCGTCCACCGTTGTGATGTCTCTCCTAGTGGTGCTGACGAATCGCTTCGTTTGGCGACCCCTGTACCGCTTGGCGGAAACTAAATATCAGCTCTTATAG